Proteins from one Orenia marismortui DSM 5156 genomic window:
- the ilvD gene encoding dihydroxy-acid dehydratase, which translates to MRSKNVTTKVDKAPQRSLFKAMGLTDEELDNPLVGVCNSVNELIPGHTDLDKIADAAKAGIRMAGGTPLEFGAIGVCDGIAMGHEGMHYSLASREIIADSVETMARAHALDALVLIPNCDKIVPGMLMAAARLNIPTVVVSGGAMLAGRHKGKDIDLNTVFESVASYKVDKISEAELLEVENSACQTCGSCSGMFTANSMNCLTEVLGLGLPGNGTIPAVYADRIRLAKYAGIQVMEMFEKDIKPLDILTEESFDNALKVDMALGCSTNTALHLPAIAYEAGIDFNLESINKVKKEVPHICSLAPAGSHHIQDLHEAGGIPAVMKVLSEEGILNEDLITVTGKTIKDNLVNAKVLDTNVIRDFSTAYHAEGGLSFLKGNLAPDGSVVKQAAVADEMLVHEGPARVFDSGPEAVESIHAGEIKSGDVVVIRYEGPKGGPGMREMLTPTSAIAGVGLDKEVALITDGRFSGATRGAAIGHVSPEAMEGGPMAIVEEGDIIQIDIPNGKLNLKLSDDEIQARLEKWKAPEPKIKTGYLSRYARLVTSASTGAVFK; encoded by the coding sequence ATGAGAAGTAAGAATGTAACTACGAAAGTTGATAAAGCACCTCAAAGATCTTTATTTAAAGCAATGGGATTAACAGATGAAGAATTGGATAATCCGTTAGTAGGAGTTTGTAATTCAGTAAATGAGTTAATTCCAGGTCATACTGACTTAGATAAGATAGCTGATGCCGCTAAAGCTGGGATTAGAATGGCTGGAGGAACTCCACTGGAATTTGGAGCAATCGGTGTCTGTGATGGGATAGCAATGGGACATGAAGGGATGCATTATTCCTTGGCAAGTAGAGAGATAATAGCTGATTCAGTAGAGACTATGGCAAGAGCTCATGCTTTAGATGCCCTAGTTTTAATTCCTAACTGTGATAAAATCGTACCTGGAATGTTGATGGCAGCTGCTAGGTTAAATATCCCAACAGTTGTAGTCAGTGGGGGAGCAATGTTAGCAGGAAGACATAAGGGGAAGGATATAGACTTAAATACTGTATTTGAAAGTGTAGCATCATATAAAGTAGATAAGATATCCGAAGCTGAGTTATTAGAAGTAGAGAATAGTGCTTGTCAGACTTGTGGTTCTTGTTCTGGAATGTTTACAGCCAATTCAATGAATTGTTTAACAGAAGTTCTAGGATTAGGTCTGCCTGGTAATGGTACAATCCCTGCAGTTTATGCTGATAGAATTAGATTAGCCAAATATGCTGGAATTCAAGTAATGGAGATGTTTGAAAAGGATATCAAGCCTTTAGATATATTAACAGAAGAGTCTTTTGATAATGCTTTGAAGGTAGATATGGCTTTAGGTTGTTCGACAAATACAGCTTTACATTTACCAGCAATTGCTTATGAAGCAGGTATAGATTTTAATTTAGAATCAATTAATAAAGTTAAGAAAGAAGTTCCTCATATCTGTAGTTTGGCTCCAGCAGGTAGTCATCATATTCAAGACTTACATGAGGCAGGAGGAATTCCAGCAGTGATGAAGGTCTTAAGTGAAGAAGGAATACTTAATGAAGATTTAATTACTGTTACAGGAAAGACTATTAAAGATAATTTAGTAAATGCTAAGGTATTAGATACAAATGTAATCAGGGATTTTTCCACTGCATATCATGCGGAAGGTGGATTATCATTTTTAAAAGGTAATCTAGCTCCTGATGGTTCTGTGGTTAAACAAGCTGCAGTAGCTGATGAGATGTTAGTTCATGAAGGACCAGCTAGGGTATTTGACTCAGGGCCAGAAGCTGTAGAGTCTATTCATGCAGGTGAAATTAAATCAGGTGATGTAGTTGTAATTAGGTACGAGGGCCCTAAGGGAGGTCCAGGGATGAGAGAAATGTTAACTCCTACCTCAGCAATTGCAGGAGTTGGTTTAGATAAAGAGGTAGCTTTGATTACCGATGGACGTTTTTCAGGAGCTACTAGAGGGGCTGCCATTGGTCATGTATCCCCAGAAGCAATGGAAGGTGGTCCAATGGCTATTGTTGAAGAAGGAGATATCATTCAAATCGATATTCCAAATGGTAAATTGAATCTCAAGTTAAGTGATGATGAGATTCAAGCACGATTAGAAAAATGGAAGGCTCCAGAACCTAAGATTAAGACGGGATATTTATCTCGTTATGCTAGATTAGTTACTTCAGCTAGTACAGGGGCAGTATTTAAATAG
- the rocF gene encoding arginase — MKVKVLGVPSDFGANRRGVDMGPSAIRYAGLIDKLKELKIKVEDISNINIPITRSDTSKCQKLKCLDEIVVSCEVLSNTVSEVVSDGYFPIVLGGDHSIAIGSVAGVSRVKESIGLIWIDAHGDFNTHKTSNSGNIHGMPLSAIVGKGVDELVNCGGFSPKVKEENTVLVGVRDLDEGEKRLLKESKLTIFTMDDIDRKGMYQIMKEAIRISSKDVEGVHLSFDIDVLDPLEAPGVGTPVKGGISYREAHLALEMLSENEILTSLDLVEVNPILDQYNKTAELAVELILSALGKRIL, encoded by the coding sequence TTGAAAGTAAAGGTATTAGGTGTTCCTTCAGATTTTGGCGCTAATCGTCGTGGTGTTGATATGGGACCTAGTGCAATTCGTTATGCGGGTTTAATTGATAAATTAAAAGAATTAAAGATAAAAGTTGAAGATATTAGTAATATTAATATTCCTATTACAAGGTCAGATACATCAAAGTGTCAAAAATTGAAGTGTTTAGATGAGATAGTAGTTAGCTGTGAAGTTTTATCAAATACTGTTAGTGAGGTAGTAAGTGATGGCTATTTCCCGATCGTTTTAGGTGGAGACCACAGTATTGCTATTGGAAGTGTGGCGGGAGTTTCTAGAGTAAAAGAGAGTATAGGGTTGATTTGGATAGATGCTCATGGTGATTTTAATACTCATAAGACAAGCAATAGTGGAAATATTCATGGGATGCCACTGTCGGCAATAGTTGGTAAGGGGGTTGATGAATTAGTTAATTGTGGTGGTTTTTCTCCTAAAGTCAAAGAAGAGAATACAGTATTAGTAGGTGTAAGAGATTTAGATGAGGGAGAAAAGAGGTTGTTAAAAGAATCCAAGTTAACAATTTTCACAATGGATGATATAGATAGAAAAGGAATGTATCAAATTATGAAAGAAGCAATAAGAATAAGTAGTAAAGATGTAGAGGGTGTACATCTTAGTTTTGATATTGATGTATTAGATCCATTGGAAGCTCCAGGTGTAGGGACTCCTGTTAAAGGAGGAATTAGTTATCGTGAAGCTCATTTAGCTTTAGAGATGCTATCTGAGAATGAAATTTTAACTTCTTTAGATTTAGTTGAAGTAAATCCGATTTTAGATCAGTATAATAAAACTGCAGAGTTAGCAGTAGAACTTATTTTATCTGCTTTAGGGAAAAGAATATTGTAA
- the rpsI gene encoding 30S ribosomal protein S9, whose product MAAEVEYLGTGRRKNSVARVRLLPGDGKIVVNNKPLSEYFGRDVLEQIVKQPLEVTETLGEFDIVVNVNGGGTSGQAGAIRHGIARALLETEGDYRDVLKKAGFLTRDPRMKERKKYGRKKARKKPQFSKR is encoded by the coding sequence GTGGCAGCAGAAGTTGAATACTTAGGTACTGGACGGAGAAAAAATTCAGTTGCTAGAGTTAGATTATTACCAGGTGATGGTAAGATTGTTGTTAATAATAAGCCTTTATCTGAATACTTTGGTAGAGATGTTTTAGAGCAAATCGTAAAACAACCTTTAGAAGTAACAGAAACTTTAGGAGAATTTGATATAGTTGTTAATGTTAATGGTGGAGGAACTTCAGGACAAGCTGGAGCTATTCGCCATGGTATTGCACGTGCATTACTAGAAACAGAAGGTGACTATAGAGATGTACTTAAAAAGGCTGGTTTCTTAACTAGAGATCCAAGAATGAAAGAGCGTAAAAAATATGGACGTAAGAAAGCTCGTAAGAAGCCACAATTCTCTAAAAGATAA
- a CDS encoding alanine/ornithine racemase family PLP-dependent enzyme — translation MALNPRIEINLSKINYNASQIVKFSHEKGIQIWGVTKGVRANLEVAKSMLSGGVVGLADSRLSNLERLKKLGCPLMLIRIPMLSEIQKVVELVDISLNSELKVIEELNKVAKSMNKVHNVILMIDLGDRREGVLPKDTLKIADKINKLSNIKLVGVGSNLACFRGILPNEYNMMKLMNLVKNIRKEIKIELPIISAGNSSSLPLLINEDYIPIANQLRVGETILLGREVGSGDKFPLTRIDTVKLVAEVIELKDKPTLLRDEESKEELIKNNDKEIIKRGILGIGKQDIVPEGLFPMNQKITIEGASSDHLIVDLSCVENINLGDEIEFRLSYEALLQAMTSPYVNKICYKEEE, via the coding sequence ATGGCACTAAATCCTAGAATTGAAATCAATCTAAGTAAAATAAACTATAATGCTAGCCAAATCGTTAAATTTTCACATGAAAAAGGAATTCAAATTTGGGGAGTAACAAAAGGAGTTAGGGCTAACCTAGAGGTAGCTAAGTCTATGTTATCAGGTGGAGTGGTAGGTTTAGCTGATTCAAGGTTAAGTAATCTAGAGAGATTAAAGAAATTAGGTTGTCCATTAATGTTAATAAGAATTCCAATGTTAAGTGAAATTCAAAAGGTAGTAGAATTAGTTGATATTAGTCTAAATTCTGAGTTAAAGGTAATTGAAGAATTAAATAAAGTAGCTAAGAGTATGAATAAGGTTCATAATGTAATCCTAATGATTGATTTAGGTGATAGAAGGGAAGGGGTATTACCTAAAGATACACTGAAAATAGCTGATAAGATTAATAAGCTTTCTAATATTAAGTTAGTGGGAGTAGGAAGTAATTTAGCTTGTTTTAGGGGGATACTACCTAATGAATATAATATGATGAAATTAATGAATTTAGTTAAAAATATAAGAAAAGAAATTAAAATAGAGTTACCTATTATTTCAGCTGGGAATAGTAGTTCATTACCTTTATTAATTAATGAGGACTATATTCCAATTGCTAATCAACTGAGAGTTGGAGAGACTATTTTACTAGGTCGGGAAGTAGGAAGTGGAGATAAATTTCCCTTAACAAGAATAGATACAGTTAAACTAGTGGCAGAAGTAATAGAACTAAAAGATAAACCAACTTTGCTAAGAGATGAAGAATCAAAAGAGGAGCTTATTAAAAATAATGATAAAGAGATTATAAAAAGAGGAATATTAGGAATTGGTAAGCAGGATATAGTTCCAGAAGGACTATTTCCTATGAATCAGAAAATAACTATTGAAGGGGCAAGTAGCGATCATTTAATTGTGGACCTTAGCTGTGTAGAAAATATTAATTTAGGAGATGAAATAGAGTTTAGATTAAGTTATGAAGCTTTATTACAAGCAATGACATCACCATATGTTAATAAGATTTGTTATAAAGAGGAGGAATAG
- the amrA gene encoding AmmeMemoRadiSam system protein A yields MNGVVFAALSPHPPVLIPEIGTEELAYINKTKSSMQKVANQIKKIDPDMIVTISPHGPVFSDAISILSSKELIGDFANFGRSDIKLKYELEEKFTSKLAVAANSQDIVTARIDKATARKLEVKMELDHGVLVPMYYLEKAGIHKPLVPITIGMLSYEELYTFGKIIQLVAENLDYKVAIIASGDLSHRLTSDAPGGFNPKGEVFDNKLVKNLDNMEFEKIFDLDKSLITQAGECGLRPIMIMLGALDRLDVDGGVLSYEGPFGVGYAVANYQITGKTDEEGLLDKINKKRKEKLLEVRENESEVVKLARQAVEEYIKNRNIIDPPSKIDPELADRAGVFVSIYKNGNLRGCIGTTNPTQANISREIIKNSLSAAFEDPRFEPVNLNEIDELTYSVDILGEAEIIENIESLNPNKYGVIVRKGERAGLLLPNLEGVDNVKKQVEIAKRKAGISKEDNDIELMRFTVTRYN; encoded by the coding sequence ATGAATGGAGTCGTTTTTGCAGCTTTATCGCCACATCCTCCAGTTTTGATTCCTGAGATAGGTACAGAGGAGTTAGCGTATATTAATAAAACTAAATCTAGCATGCAAAAGGTGGCTAATCAGATTAAAAAAATTGATCCAGATATGATTGTAACTATTAGTCCTCATGGGCCAGTTTTTTCTGATGCAATTAGTATATTAAGTAGTAAAGAATTAATAGGTGATTTTGCGAATTTTGGAAGAAGTGATATTAAGTTAAAGTATGAATTAGAGGAGAAATTCACAAGTAAATTAGCTGTAGCTGCTAACAGTCAGGATATTGTGACTGCCAGAATTGATAAAGCAACTGCTCGGAAATTAGAAGTTAAAATGGAATTAGATCATGGTGTTTTAGTTCCAATGTATTATTTAGAAAAAGCTGGAATACATAAACCGCTAGTTCCAATTACAATAGGAATGCTATCTTACGAAGAGTTATATACTTTTGGTAAAATAATTCAGCTAGTAGCAGAGAATTTAGACTATAAAGTTGCTATAATAGCTAGTGGTGATCTTTCCCATAGATTAACCTCAGATGCACCTGGAGGCTTTAATCCTAAAGGGGAAGTCTTTGATAATAAATTAGTTAAGAATCTAGATAATATGGAATTTGAAAAGATATTTGATTTAGATAAATCTTTAATCACTCAAGCAGGTGAGTGTGGATTAAGACCTATTATGATTATGTTAGGGGCTTTAGATAGGTTAGATGTAGATGGAGGAGTATTATCTTATGAAGGTCCTTTTGGAGTCGGATATGCTGTAGCTAACTATCAGATTACTGGTAAAACAGATGAAGAAGGTTTATTAGATAAAATAAATAAAAAAAGAAAAGAGAAGTTACTAGAGGTTAGAGAAAATGAAAGTGAAGTTGTGAAATTAGCTCGTCAAGCTGTTGAGGAATATATTAAGAATAGAAATATCATAGATCCTCCTTCTAAGATAGATCCTGAGTTGGCCGATAGAGCAGGAGTATTTGTTTCTATCTATAAGAATGGTAATTTGAGAGGGTGCATTGGAACTACTAATCCTACTCAAGCTAACATATCTCGAGAGATCATTAAAAATTCCCTTAGTGCTGCTTTTGAGGACCCGAGATTTGAACCCGTTAATCTGAATGAGATAGATGAGTTAACTTATTCTGTAGATATTTTGGGAGAAGCAGAGATTATAGAGAATATTGAATCATTGAACCCTAATAAATATGGAGTTATTGTTAGAAAGGGTGAAAGAGCTGGATTATTATTACCAAATTTAGAAGGTGTAGATAATGTTAAAAAGCAAGTGGAAATAGCTAAGAGAAAAGCTGGAATTTCAAAAGAGGATAATGATATAGAGTTAATGAGATTTACAGTTACTAGATATAACTAA
- a CDS encoding CPBP family intramembrane glutamic endopeptidase, whose amino-acid sequence MCTEEQASKEKEAYIPSYLKEILKAQLIWYLINFLIIFFQLYVAFDIPLLNNIYILIFKIIGHSLFISFLLYWTTMIYNLSFHELGINFKNFIANTSLAINISLFLLSGAIIINLTITNSKITPLIYIKDVNSFNQSLIYFILLFICYLIPAFSKELFYRGFIQYYFKEEYGVIIGSIISILYYTFSYLDIRLTSILLHFLIGFITTYLYEKTDSLITSVIFQATYQASLSLYLFSFEKWPF is encoded by the coding sequence ATGTGTACAGAAGAACAAGCAAGCAAAGAAAAAGAAGCATATATTCCTTCTTATTTAAAAGAGATATTAAAAGCCCAATTAATCTGGTACCTAATTAATTTTTTAATTATATTCTTTCAGCTTTATGTTGCTTTTGATATCCCCTTACTTAACAATATCTATATATTAATTTTTAAGATTATTGGCCATAGTCTATTTATATCTTTTTTGCTATATTGGACTACTATGATTTATAATCTTTCTTTTCATGAATTAGGAATTAACTTCAAGAACTTTATCGCTAATACCTCTTTAGCAATAAATATAAGTTTATTTCTTCTATCAGGTGCTATTATAATTAATTTAACTATAACTAATAGTAAAATAACACCCTTAATTTATATTAAAGATGTTAATAGTTTCAACCAAAGTTTAATTTATTTCATACTTCTATTCATCTGCTATCTAATACCTGCTTTCAGTAAAGAATTATTCTATAGAGGTTTTATACAGTATTACTTCAAAGAAGAATATGGGGTAATTATTGGTTCTATAATTAGTATCCTATATTATACTTTTAGTTATTTAGATATCAGATTAACTTCTATTCTACTTCATTTTCTTATAGGATTTATTACTACATATTTATATGAAAAAACAGATTCTTTAATAACCTCAGTAATATTTCAAGCTACTTATCAAGCAAGTTTAAGTTTATATTTATTCTCTTTTGAGAAATGGCCATTTTAG
- a CDS encoding O-antigen ligase family protein has protein sequence MLLNNFEEKLDLVNLGLFILAIAAVPLIYLSYTLIPFDFAFYELDGETVIHIFKDTVSEPKIYTLLIIELIMLLNIYLKIKFSQFKVKWKKVYLSLITFLSLIFISVLLSPYKITAIYGKSLRSEGLLAWLAYVIIFFLAINVVDSKKKIKKVTQYLLASATIISIYGILQYYGIDPLTDPHKIKHGFRAFSTLGNPDFAGSYIAMLFPFSFILYFYAKNKNEVLILGAMTTLFYGMLIATGTRSAYLGVIVVAILILYLIFGEIAIKKKRLLYLLILLICVTFIFNVTHDSYFSKRLLSIFSDGVTLLKGNESEIDKVGSLRMFIYKTSMPLLSKNPLFGSGPDTYHLVFPLEKYSEYVGKNQVLDKAHCEYLQMAITMGIPALLAYLWFLSKVLIINFRVVIKRDKYQLAFLVAIVSYLIQATFNISVVSVAPVFWAIMGLSISRSRYLRKIDN, from the coding sequence ATGCTTTTAAATAATTTCGAGGAAAAATTAGATTTAGTTAATTTAGGATTATTTATTTTAGCGATTGCAGCAGTACCATTAATTTATTTATCTTATACTCTCATACCCTTTGATTTTGCGTTTTATGAGCTAGATGGTGAAACTGTTATACATATTTTTAAAGATACAGTAAGCGAACCTAAAATATATACTTTGTTAATAATAGAGCTAATAATGCTATTAAACATATATCTCAAAATCAAATTTAGTCAATTTAAAGTTAAATGGAAAAAGGTTTACTTATCTTTAATTACTTTTTTATCTTTAATATTTATATCAGTTTTATTATCTCCTTATAAGATTACAGCAATTTATGGTAAGAGTTTGCGTAGTGAAGGCTTATTAGCTTGGCTTGCTTATGTAATTATCTTTTTTTTGGCAATTAATGTGGTTGATAGTAAGAAAAAAATAAAGAAGGTAACACAATATTTATTAGCTTCTGCTACTATAATATCAATTTATGGGATTTTACAGTATTATGGTATAGATCCTTTAACTGACCCTCACAAAATAAAGCATGGGTTTAGGGCATTTTCTACTTTAGGTAATCCTGATTTTGCAGGAAGTTATATTGCTATGTTGTTTCCCTTTTCTTTTATTCTTTATTTTTATGCTAAGAATAAAAATGAGGTGTTAATTTTAGGGGCAATGACAACTCTATTTTATGGGATGTTAATTGCTACTGGAACAAGAAGTGCTTATTTAGGAGTTATAGTTGTTGCTATCTTAATATTGTATTTAATTTTTGGGGAAATAGCTATTAAAAAGAAACGTCTGCTTTATTTATTAATTCTTTTAATTTGTGTAACATTTATTTTTAATGTAACTCATGATAGTTATTTTTCAAAAAGGTTATTAAGTATATTTTCAGATGGAGTTACATTATTAAAGGGTAATGAAAGTGAAATTGATAAAGTTGGTTCATTGAGAATGTTTATATACAAGACTTCTATGCCATTATTATCTAAGAATCCACTGTTTGGTAGTGGTCCAGACACGTATCATTTAGTTTTTCCTTTAGAAAAGTATTCTGAATATGTTGGTAAAAATCAAGTTTTGGATAAAGCGCATTGTGAATATTTGCAAATGGCTATTACTATGGGAATTCCGGCTCTATTAGCTTATTTATGGTTTTTATCTAAAGTTCTTATAATAAATTTTAGGGTTGTGATAAAAAGAGACAAATATCAATTAGCATTTCTGGTTGCAATAGTTAGTTATTTAATCCAAGCAACGTTTAATATTAGTGTTGTTTCTGTAGCTCCTGTCTTCTGGGCTATAATGGGATTGAGTATATCACGAAGTAGATATTTAAGGAAAATAGATAATTAA
- the ilvB gene encoding biosynthetic-type acetolactate synthase large subunit, translating into MTLKTGAEIFLESLYCENVETIFGYPGGAVLPIYNVLYDSKLEHIMPHHEQGGIHAADGYARSTGKVGVCIATSGPGATNLVTGLATAYMDSVPIVAFTGQVPSSMLGTDAFQEADITGITTPITKHNYLVQDVKDLARIIKEAFHIASTGRPGPVLIDIPKDILKDKAEFSYPKKINLPGYKPNYDGHELQIKEAAKAINEANKPVIYSGGGVIISGASSELRELAKKANIPVTTTLTGLGAFDERDELSLGMLGMHGTTEANLAVSNADLLVAIGARFDDRVTGKLETFAKDAKIIHIDIDPAEVGKRKLVDIPIVGDVRRILTTMNKLIESKERNNWLDQVDNWRKLDELNEEGEKKKLSPKEIIEEIDDLTEGQALITTEVGQHQMWAAQFYKYSKPRSFMTSGGLGTMGYGFPAAVGVQVGNKDSVVLALAGDGSFQMNLQELATVAKNKLPLNIVIFNNGYLGMVRQWQEMFYDRRYSSVCLKQQESCPPGCSAPGDQCPVTTPDFVKLAESFGIKAKRVSRAEEIRPALEEAINSPEPYLLDFIIEEEENVFPMVPPGGSLDSMVLKGEVE; encoded by the coding sequence GTGACATTAAAGACAGGAGCAGAGATTTTTTTAGAATCTCTTTATTGTGAAAATGTAGAAACAATTTTTGGTTATCCTGGTGGAGCGGTATTACCAATTTATAATGTGTTGTATGATTCTAAATTGGAACATATTATGCCTCATCATGAACAAGGAGGTATTCATGCAGCTGATGGTTATGCTCGTTCTACTGGAAAAGTAGGGGTTTGTATTGCCACTTCTGGTCCAGGAGCAACCAATTTGGTAACTGGATTAGCTACAGCCTATATGGATTCGGTACCGATTGTGGCTTTTACTGGGCAGGTACCTAGTTCAATGTTAGGGACTGATGCCTTTCAGGAGGCTGATATTACAGGGATTACGACTCCAATTACTAAACATAATTACTTAGTTCAAGATGTAAAAGATTTAGCACGAATTATTAAGGAGGCTTTTCATATTGCCAGTACAGGAAGACCTGGTCCAGTATTAATTGATATACCTAAAGATATTTTAAAGGATAAAGCAGAATTTTCATATCCTAAAAAGATTAATTTACCAGGTTATAAACCTAATTATGATGGTCATGAGCTACAAATTAAAGAAGCAGCCAAGGCTATTAATGAGGCAAATAAGCCTGTAATCTATTCCGGTGGAGGAGTTATTATTTCAGGTGCTAGCAGCGAATTGCGTGAATTAGCTAAAAAGGCTAATATCCCTGTAACTACTACTCTTACAGGCTTGGGAGCTTTTGATGAACGAGATGAATTGAGCCTAGGGATGTTAGGAATGCATGGTACTACTGAAGCTAACTTGGCTGTATCAAATGCTGATCTATTGGTGGCTATTGGAGCTAGATTCGATGATAGGGTTACAGGTAAATTAGAGACATTTGCTAAAGATGCTAAGATTATTCATATAGACATTGATCCAGCTGAGGTAGGAAAGAGAAAACTTGTCGACATCCCAATAGTTGGAGATGTTAGAAGAATCTTAACTACTATGAATAAGTTAATTGAATCTAAAGAAAGAAATAATTGGTTGGACCAAGTTGATAACTGGCGTAAGTTAGACGAACTCAATGAAGAGGGTGAAAAGAAGAAGTTATCACCTAAAGAAATTATAGAAGAGATAGATGATTTAACTGAAGGGCAGGCTTTGATTACCACTGAAGTAGGGCAACATCAGATGTGGGCAGCACAATTCTATAAATATAGTAAACCAAGAAGTTTCATGACTTCTGGAGGCTTAGGAACAATGGGTTATGGTTTCCCAGCTGCTGTGGGAGTACAGGTTGGTAATAAAGATAGTGTAGTATTGGCTTTAGCTGGTGATGGTAGCTTTCAGATGAATTTACAGGAGCTAGCTACTGTAGCTAAAAATAAATTGCCATTAAATATTGTTATTTTTAATAATGGTTATTTAGGAATGGTAAGGCAGTGGCAAGAAATGTTCTATGATAGAAGATATTCTTCTGTATGTCTAAAGCAACAGGAAAGCTGTCCGCCAGGGTGTTCAGCTCCTGGTGATCAGTGTCCAGTTACAACACCTGATTTTGTAAAATTAGCTGAATCTTTTGGAATCAAAGCTAAGAGGGTGAGTAGAGCTGAAGAAATAAGGCCAGCATTAGAAGAAGCAATTAATAGTCCAGAACCTTACTTGCTAGATTTTATTATAGAAGAAGAAGAGAATGTATTCCCTATGGTACCACCAGGTGGTAGTTTAGACAGTATGGTCTTAAAGGGGGAGGTAGAATGA
- the rplM gene encoding 50S ribosomal protein L13 yields MSTYMARPKDINREWFVVDMDGKTLGRVATEIAKVLQGKHKPMYTPHIDTGDYVIVVNAEKLHLTGKKLEQKMYHKHSRYPGGLKSTPYGELLEKEPEKVVELAVKRMLPKNKLGRQMFKKLKVYAGAEHPHTAQQPKELEL; encoded by the coding sequence ATGAGCACTTATATGGCTAGACCAAAAGATATCAATCGTGAATGGTTTGTGGTTGATATGGATGGAAAAACATTAGGACGTGTAGCTACAGAGATTGCTAAAGTACTACAAGGAAAACATAAACCTATGTATACTCCACATATAGATACAGGAGATTATGTAATTGTAGTTAATGCAGAAAAGCTTCATTTAACAGGAAAGAAATTAGAACAAAAGATGTATCATAAACATTCTAGATACCCAGGAGGATTAAAGTCAACTCCTTATGGTGAGTTATTAGAAAAAGAACCTGAAAAGGTTGTAGAACTTGCAGTGAAAAGAATGTTACCTAAAAATAAATTAGGACGTCAAATGTTTAAAAAACTAAAAGTTTATGCTGGTGCTGAGCATCCACATACAGCTCAACAGCCTAAAGAATTAGAATTATAA